The genomic region ATGCATCCACCTCAGCAGCAGTTATCCCTTCACCATACATGTTTACTGCAGATCCTTCAATAAGTCCGTCAGCCTCATTCAGGTTTACTTTTTTAGCATCCTTATCGTTGAAGATCACTTCGTAAGCTTCACCAGTAAGATCGGTATTGGTTTCCTTCAATAATGTATCGAAATACTCCTTGCTGAATCCCGGCTTTAGCTTAGCATTGGAATAATGGTGGTGAATACCATTACTGAACCAAACACGTTTTAAATAAGTTTCGAAAGCTGTCCAATCTTCTGAAGATTTATCGCCTTCATAATTCGCATAAATATTCTCTAAAGCCTCACGAATTTTCAGGTTGTGACGATAGTTCTGATCCCAGATAATATCACGCCCGGCAAGTCCTGCCTGAGTTAAATAATAAACAAGTTTTTGCTCTTTTAAGCTTAGGTTTTCCCATCCCGGGATCTGATAGCGCAGTATCTTAAGATCTGCAAATTCATCAGCTTTAAAATTGAATTCTTCTTGTGAAGTTTTTTCTGTCTGAGCCAGGTCTGAATCTTTCTTTTCCTCATTGCAGGATACAAAGGTCAGCGCCGTTGCAAGCAAACAGGTACTTAATATTTTGTTCATGTTGTTAAAAAATTTGAGGCGCTAAGATAACAAAACGGGGAATCAAATTTTAAAAAATCTGATTCCCCGGAATTGGTAAAAAATTTCTTCTTTGCAGACTCTGGAACGAGTTCAGAGTGATGCTTCCAGAAGTAAAACTATTTTTTACTCAATTCAGTAAAATGCTTGTAGAACCAAGGAATAGTTTCAATTCCCTTTAAATAGTTCCATATTCCAAAATGTTCATTTGGTGAGTGAATCGCATCGGTATCTAAACCGAAGCCCATTAGAATGATCTTACTATCAAGTTCCTTTTCGAATAAAGAAACAATAGGAATACTACCTCCACTTCTTTGTGGAATTGGTGTTTTCCCAAAGGTTTCCTCGTAAGCCGCACTCGCCGCCTGATATCCTACGGTATCAATTGGAGTCACATACGGGTAACCTCCGTGATGAGGCTTAACTTCTACTTTCACACTATCTGGAGCGATACTTTCAAAATGCTTTTTGAATAACTCTGTGATCTCTTTCCAGTCCTGGTCTGGCACAAGTCGCATAGATATCTTCGCATAAGCTTTGGAAGGGAGTACGGTTTTGGCTCCTTCGCCAATATATCCACCCCACATTCCATTCACGTCTAGAGTTGGTCTTATAGAACCACGTTCCAGGGTTGAATAACCTTTTTCACCATGGACTTCTTTTATGTCCAGCTTTTCTCTATACTCGTCCAGACTAAAAGGAGCTTCGGCCATTTTACTTCTTTCCTCGTCGCTTAAATTTTCAACCTTATCGTAAAATCCCGGGATAGTTATGTGGTTATTTTCATCTGTTAATGCCGCGATCATTTGACTTAAAATATTCAAAGGATTCGCTACTGCACCACCATATAATCCTGAATGCAGATCACGGTTTGCCCCGGTAACTTCAACTTCCACATAAGATAATCCGCGAAGGCCGGTGGTAATAGACGGAGTATCTTTAGAGATCATCCCTGTATCTGAAATGAGGATGACATCATTTTGAAGTTTATCCTTATTTTCCTTTATCCACCAGTCCAGGTGTTCACTTCCAACTTCCTCCTCACCCTCGATCATGAACTTCACATTGCAGGGAAGTTCATTATTCTGGGTCATATATTCCATGGCCTTCACATGCATATACATCTGCCCCTTATCATCGCAGGATCCCCTCGCATAGATGGCTCCTTCAGGATGTATCTTGGTTTCTTTGATAACCGGTTCAAATGGCGGCGAATCCCAAAGATCTAATGGATCTGGCGGCTGCACGTCATAATGTCCATAAACCAGAACGGTTGGTAAATCTTTATCTATAATTTTTTCAGCATATACTACAGGATGCCCCGGAGTTGGAGAAACCTCGGCAAGATCACAACCTGCTTCCAAAAGTCTCGCTTTTACCGCATCGGCTGCTTTCAACATATCCCCTTTATAAGAGGGATCTGCTGAAATTGAAGGGATCTTCAACAACTCCTTTAATTCGTCTATAAACCTGTCCTTATTCTTTTCTAAATAATCCTTTATTGAATCCATTTATATTTTTTCAAGTTTGCGTAAAGTTAATAAGAACTGTTCGGAAAACTATGGGGCTAAAGCCTCCTCTTTTCTTAAGACTGCCATAATTTTTAAAATTTATTCAAAAAATTTTCCTAATACTTTTTACTGAATATCAACATCTTAAAATCGTCTAGCTGGAGGGTAAAAAATTTTGCTCAAAATTTTTTCAATATTTTCTTCCAACACTATTTGAAATTTAAAAAGTATAATTATATTTGCACCCGCTTAGGTAATTAAGCAGGTGACACAACGAGTCCTAAGTGTTGTGAAACTTAAAATGCGGGCGTGGTGGAATTGGTAGACACGCTAGACTTAGGATCTAGTGCCGCGAGGTGTGAAGGTTCGAGTCCTTTCGCCCGCACCAAGAAAAAGCTTCAGAGAAATCTGAAGCTTTTTTCATTTAAATACTTTTCAAAAATCAGGGTTTTCACCTAGTCCTATTCAGATTTCTATACTCTAATTTTAAGCTTAACTACTTTCGCTTAATTCAATTTAATGCCCCCGATTTCCAGGAAAAAAAGGAACAACCAATCTTTTTATAAAACCAATAAACGATGAAAAATTTCCAATCGGGGCTGGTGTGTGTATTCATATCTGCCTTATTTTTTTCAGCCTGTAGTAAAGATGAGAATGATCCTCCAGCACCAAACGAAACCCAGGAATTAATCGACCTTTCTTTAAATATTAATATTTTAGGTTTGGAAAGCAATACAGACTCAAGGCAACAGGAAAATGAACTACCAGATTGTATCGAGGCCTCCCCTTACTATATTGAAATCGTTATGAAGCAGGGTGACCGTGATGTAGTTGGAACAGCAGACATTCCTTTTCGCCTGGACCTTGCACCCGGCGAGATGTTCACCAAATACATTCCGGAAATGGCTATGCCGCCAGGGCTATATTTCCTCGATCATTGTGCTGTTTATGATGCGGCAGGAACCCTATTATGCCTGGCACCAAAATCAGATAGCCCAATGGGCGCAATGTCTGATGCTCCCATGCCCATGAGTATCAACCTTAGAGCCGGAAGCAAGCCTTTCCCAGACGTTCCTGTTTTCTGCGTCGATAATCGTGAGGTTAACGAATTTGGTTATGTATTCTTCGATGTTGAACCTACCATCGTCCGAAACTTCTGCTTCTTTGCTAATTATTGCGATGAGAATGGACGGCATTTTCCTGCCAGATATTCAGTAGATATTTCTATAGATGGCAATGTTATTTATAGCGCGGTAGAAAGCAATAATGGAGAATATGATACCGATAAATACTTTGCAGATCCCGTTTGTGTTGACCTTCCTGATCTATCTCAATATGACGATGATGAAGAATATATAGATTATACCATCACTCTTTTACCATGGAAAGGAGTTTATGACCTTGATGAGGAAATGGTGATCACCGGAAGTTTAAGTCGTGAAGAGATCGAAGAGCATTTTGACGGTGAAGAAAATATTGAATACGAACATATCTTTTTTAATTGCGATTCTGAAGAAGAAAATATAAGCCTTCCCGATTTTGGCTCAGCCCAATTTTCCAATCCAACAAATATCTCCAATCCTTATTATGGTCCAGATCAGGGATATATTTATGAATATACGGGCTTTGAATTAGAAGACGGCGAATATCCAGAGGAACCTTCTGAGGTGATTTTTGTAGAGCGAAAAACTGAGACCAGAGAAATCCTTGGTATCGAAACCATAACACAAAGGGATTATGTCATTGAAGACGGTGTTATTATAGAAGATACAGACGACTGGCTTGCACAGGATGACGATGGAAACCTCTGGTACATGGGAGAAGACTCAAAGAATTATGATGAAGATGGAAATTTTATAGATAATGAAGGCTCCTGGGAAGCCGGAGTAGACGGAGCATTGCCTGGATACTGGCTACCTGGCAATCCTGTAATTGGCCAGCGCTATTATCAGGAGTTTTATGAAGGTGAAGCTGAAGACTGGGGTGAAGTAATCGCTCTGGATGGAACTGTAGAACTTGAAATAGGCACTTTCGAAAATGTTCTGGTAACAAAGGATGTGAACCCATTCGAAGAAGGCGCATACGAGCTAAAATATTATGCCCCTGGAACAGGATTAATAAAAGAGGAAAAGTACGAAGACGGCGAACTTGTAGAGATCGTCTACCTAACAGGTATTATCGTTATTGATTAAACTATGAAGCACCAATTTTCCTGATCCTTTGAGCATTCAGAATAATAAGCCCAAGGATTATTGCAGTAAACAGGAGAATAGATTCAAACTCGATCCCCATATCCATAAGGGTTCCAAAAATGAGTGGTCCCAGGGCTGTGCTCAATACCATGAACATGGTAAAAACACTTCTGATAGTTCCTAATTTTTCGGTTCCATAAACCTCAGCCAGGACAGCAGATTTCACTGTACCAGCCATCCCCACGCTAATTCCTGCTAAAATAAGAAATGCCAGAGCACCAAAAATACTATCCAAAAACGCGAAAGGGATTAGACCCAGAGTAAATGGGATCAGGTAAAATCTGAATATTCTTTTCCCAGAAAATTTATCTACCAGCACACCCCCATAAATTGAAAATATAACCCGGGTTAAAGCATAAACGGTAAAGAAACTGGCATATAAGGAAACAGA from Gramella sp. MT6 harbors:
- a CDS encoding dipeptidase; this encodes MDSIKDYLEKNKDRFIDELKELLKIPSISADPSYKGDMLKAADAVKARLLEAGCDLAEVSPTPGHPVVYAEKIIDKDLPTVLVYGHYDVQPPDPLDLWDSPPFEPVIKETKIHPEGAIYARGSCDDKGQMYMHVKAMEYMTQNNELPCNVKFMIEGEEEVGSEHLDWWIKENKDKLQNDVILISDTGMISKDTPSITTGLRGLSYVEVEVTGANRDLHSGLYGGAVANPLNILSQMIAALTDENNHITIPGFYDKVENLSDEERSKMAEAPFSLDEYREKLDIKEVHGEKGYSTLERGSIRPTLDVNGMWGGYIGEGAKTVLPSKAYAKISMRLVPDQDWKEITELFKKHFESIAPDSVKVEVKPHHGGYPYVTPIDTVGYQAASAAYEETFGKTPIPQRSGGSIPIVSLFEKELDSKIILMGFGLDTDAIHSPNEHFGIWNYLKGIETIPWFYKHFTELSKK